In Alphaproteobacteria bacterium, one genomic interval encodes:
- a CDS encoding 2-aminoethylphosphonate--pyruvate transaminase, with translation MTADHTKSAGATALSPTGDPWLLTPGPLTTSESVKRAMLHDLGSRDRQFIAVNRAVRERLVDIVNGAQTHVCVPLQGSGTFVVEAMIGTFVPATGKLLILVNGAYGKRIARMCEYYGLSHVVEESAEDVPIDPAALDRRLANDPDISHVAIVYCETTSGLLNPVEEIAKITARHERHLLIDAMSAFGAIEIDARKIPFDAVVASSNKCLEGVPGIGFCIARKAALEKCRGNAPSLSLDLYDQWTSMEKNGQWRFTPPTHCILAFARALDEFDAEGGVAGRGGRYRANCRILVDGLREIGFQTLLPDSLQAPIIVTVRMPHDRKFNFEAFYDRLGRAGYVIYPGKLTVADSFRIGCIGRLGAKEIRGVLAVIRAALDDMGVTDCAPAPAEAAKLRA, from the coding sequence ATGACCGCCGACCACACCAAGAGCGCTGGCGCGACCGCCCTCTCGCCGACAGGAGATCCCTGGCTCCTGACACCGGGTCCGCTTACCACCTCGGAATCGGTGAAGCGCGCGATGCTGCACGATCTCGGGTCGCGGGACCGCCAATTCATCGCAGTCAATCGCGCTGTGCGCGAGCGGCTCGTCGACATCGTGAACGGTGCGCAGACACACGTCTGTGTTCCGCTCCAAGGCAGCGGAACCTTTGTCGTCGAGGCCATGATCGGGACCTTCGTCCCGGCGACGGGCAAGCTGCTCATTCTCGTGAACGGCGCCTACGGCAAGCGCATTGCCAGAATGTGCGAGTATTACGGTCTCTCGCATGTGGTCGAGGAGTCGGCCGAGGACGTGCCTATCGACCCGGCTGCGCTCGATCGTCGCCTTGCGAACGATCCCGACATCAGCCACGTCGCCATCGTTTATTGCGAGACAACCTCCGGCCTGCTGAACCCGGTCGAGGAAATCGCGAAAATAACGGCCCGCCATGAGCGCCATCTTTTAATCGACGCCATGAGTGCCTTCGGGGCCATCGAAATCGATGCCCGCAAGATTCCGTTCGATGCGGTGGTGGCATCCAGCAACAAATGTCTCGAGGGCGTCCCGGGTATCGGGTTTTGCATTGCTCGGAAGGCTGCCTTGGAGAAATGCCGCGGCAATGCACCATCGCTCAGCCTCGACCTCTATGACCAGTGGACGTCGATGGAGAAGAACGGCCAGTGGCGATTTACGCCACCCACGCACTGCATCTTGGCGTTCGCACGCGCCCTCGATGAGTTCGATGCCGAGGGCGGTGTCGCAGGACGCGGCGGGCGCTATCGCGCCAACTGCAGAATTTTAGTCGATGGGCTGCGAGAGATCGGGTTCCAGACATTGCTTCCGGATTCGCTTCAAGCACCTATCATCGTGACGGTCAGGATGCCGCACGATCGGAAATTCAACTTCGAGGCATTCTATGACCGTCTCGGCAGGGCAGGCTATGTCATCTATCCGGGCAAGCTTACGGTCGCCGACAGTTTCCGCATCGGTTGCATCGGCCGGCTGGGTGCAAAAGAGATACGCGGCGTTCTTGCCGTGATCCGGGCCGCCCTGGACGACATGGGCGTTACCGATTGCGCTCCTGCGCCGGCCGAGGCCGCAAAATTGCGTGCTTGA